A genomic window from Nicotiana sylvestris chromosome 11, ASM39365v2, whole genome shotgun sequence includes:
- the LOC138881568 gene encoding uncharacterized protein, producing the protein MVEFDVIMGVELLASCHANVDCRSKIVRFQFPGEPVLEWKEAENAYHLCTMLKVLQEGKLYAKFSKCEFWLNSVAFLGHVISGEGIRVDTQKIEVVKTWPRPTTPMEVHSFLGLVAYYRRFVEGFSSHSTPLTKLTQKGAMFQWTDACKQSFQALKYILTSAPVLTLPEGTNGYVIYCDASVIGLGYVLMQHGDIGINIQDTATSSLVTKVKECQYEDHVLVHYSDITLQKEKTPFDITKEGVLRYQGRLCVPNVAGLRQQIMGETHYSHYSIHLGATKIYHDIREVYWWDGIKKDIVEFVAQCSNCQHVKIEHQKPGGYCKL; encoded by the exons aatttgatgttataatgggtgtGGAAttgttggcttcttgtcatgccaatgttgattgtagatcaaagatagtccgatttcaatttccaggggagcctgttttggagtggaaag aggctgagaATGCATATCATCTGTGTACTATGCTCaaagttctacaagaagggaagttgtatgcaaaattttctaaatgtgaattctggttaaactctgtagctttccttgggcatgttATTTCAGGTGAAGgtatccgggtggatacacaaaagattgaagtagtaaagacttggcctagacccacaacaccgatggaggttcatagctttctcggtttggtaGCTTATTACAGaagatttgtggaaggattttcttcccattcaacacctttaacaaagttgactcagaagggagcaatgtttcaatggactgatgcttgcaaACAGAGTTTTCAGGCATTAAAGTACatattaacttcagcaccggttctaacgctcccagaagggaccaATGGTTATGTTATTTATTGCGACGCTTCAGTCATTGGATTGGGTtatgtgctgatgcagcatg gtgatattggaattaatATTCAAGAtacggcaacatcctctttagtaactaaagtaaaggaatgccagtacgaggatcATGTGCTAGTTCATTATAGCGATATcactcttcagaaggagaagacaccatttgacATTACAAAAGAAGGGGTCCTTagatatcaagggcgattatgtgtgcctaatgttgcagggctgcgtcagcagattatgggagaaactcactattctcattattctatCCATCTAGGAGCAACAAAGATATATCATGATATCAGagaagtgtattggtgggacggaataaaaaaggatatagtagagtttgttgctcagtgttctaactgtcagcatgttaaaattgagcatcaaaaacccggtggttATTGCAAGCTATGA